In Aequorivita sp. H23M31, a single window of DNA contains:
- a CDS encoding LbetaH domain-containing protein, whose product MINSKKDYLYYLNADRIALGKPEYSFFHGVKEYLKIDLIWKFQRLLRKSEYYKNVKSKQSFIGKVSYIIIKRRFKSKSLELGFSIPENVFGPGLAILHYGTIIINDAVRIGKNCRIHACVNIGTSGGKEGAPIIGDNVYIGPGAKIYGEILIPNNCAIAANAAVEKTFFNEGMVLGGVPAKEIGKVDIKRIIKHI is encoded by the coding sequence ATGATTAATTCCAAAAAAGATTATTTATATTATTTGAATGCTGACAGAATAGCTCTGGGCAAACCTGAATATTCGTTTTTTCACGGCGTAAAGGAATATTTGAAAATAGATTTAATTTGGAAATTTCAACGTTTATTGAGAAAATCTGAATATTATAAAAATGTTAAAAGCAAACAATCCTTTATTGGAAAAGTAAGCTATATCATCATTAAGAGGAGGTTTAAAAGTAAATCTTTAGAATTGGGATTTTCAATTCCTGAAAATGTTTTTGGTCCAGGTTTGGCTATCCTCCATTACGGTACTATCATAATAAATGATGCAGTCAGGATTGGGAAAAATTGCAGGATCCACGCTTGTGTAAATATTGGGACTTCAGGTGGAAAGGAGGGGGCGCCAATTATTGGAGATAATGTGTACATTGGACCAGGAGCAAAAATCTATGGAGAAATATTGATTCCTAATAATTGTGCCATTGCAGCGAACGCTGCCGTGGAGAAAACCTTTTTTAACGAAGGCATGGTATTAGGTGGGGTTCCCGCCAAAGAGATAGGGAAAGTGGATATCAAACGAATAATTAAACATATTTAA